The following proteins are co-located in the Clavibacter capsici genome:
- a CDS encoding endonuclease/exonuclease/phosphatase family protein, with the protein MGRVVGAAVILITAAGLLVITWPQLLGLEQTYLIAHAVAIRGGLVAAAAAVMVLTLILALVIRPGRRLLGSLALLLVAFIGANSAVLATRGLGDTAFAEPQDADVTVLSWNTLGGATGARAVADLAIESGADVITLPETREETGAEIAVMMRDAGRPMWVRTAAFDDVAAARSTTILISAAYGDYRLDESRGTTSVLPTVIMEPVDGNGPVIMAVHPVSPIPEQMDNWRADLAWLGQRCDEGNVIIAGDFNATLDHMSRYGGSPTERDQVTDLGQCVDAARASGNGAVGTWPTGIPALLGTPIDHVMATPGWEVTGFRVVEDRDGAGSDHRPIIAQLTPLR; encoded by the coding sequence ATGGGTCGGGTCGTCGGAGCAGCAGTCATCCTCATCACCGCAGCCGGGCTCCTCGTCATCACGTGGCCGCAGCTCCTCGGGCTCGAGCAGACGTACCTGATCGCGCACGCCGTCGCCATCCGGGGCGGGCTGGTCGCCGCGGCGGCCGCCGTGATGGTGCTCACCCTGATCCTCGCCCTCGTGATCCGCCCGGGCCGCCGCCTCCTCGGGAGCCTCGCCCTGCTGCTGGTCGCCTTCATCGGCGCGAACTCCGCCGTCCTCGCCACGCGCGGCCTCGGCGACACGGCCTTCGCCGAGCCGCAGGACGCCGACGTCACGGTCCTCTCCTGGAACACCCTGGGCGGCGCGACGGGCGCACGCGCCGTGGCCGACCTCGCGATCGAGTCCGGCGCCGACGTCATCACCCTGCCCGAGACGCGCGAGGAGACCGGCGCGGAGATCGCCGTCATGATGCGCGACGCCGGGCGTCCCATGTGGGTGCGCACCGCGGCCTTCGACGACGTCGCCGCGGCCAGGTCGACCACGATCCTCATCAGCGCGGCCTACGGCGACTACCGGCTCGACGAGTCGCGCGGCACCACGAGCGTGCTGCCCACCGTGATCATGGAGCCGGTCGACGGGAACGGGCCGGTCATCATGGCCGTGCACCCGGTCTCCCCCATCCCCGAGCAGATGGACAACTGGCGCGCCGACCTGGCCTGGCTCGGCCAGCGGTGCGACGAGGGCAACGTGATCATCGCGGGCGACTTCAACGCGACCCTCGACCACATGAGCCGCTACGGCGGCAGCCCGACCGAGCGCGACCAGGTCACCGACCTCGGGCAGTGCGTGGACGCGGCGCGCGCCTCGGGCAACGGCGCCGTCGGGACGTGGCCCACCGGGATCCCCGCGCTCCTCGGCACGCCGATCGACCACGTCATGGCGACGCCCGGGTGGGAGGTCACCGGCTTCCGCGTGGTCGAGGACCGCGACGGCGCGGGGAGCGACCACCGGCCGATCATCGCGCAGCTCACGCCCCTGCGCTGA